The proteins below come from a single Deinococcus aquiradiocola genomic window:
- the rplX gene encoding 50S ribosomal protein L24, whose product MPAPKAGTHHNNKLHVRKGDTVMVLSGKNKGQTGTVLLAIPETQKVVVEGVNIVKKHVKPSASNTAGGIEERPGALHASKVALVDPETGKATRVRKSIQDGKKVRVGASSGKVID is encoded by the coding sequence ATGCCCGCTCCTAAAGCAGGGACCCACCACAACAACAAGCTGCACGTCCGCAAGGGCGACACCGTCATGGTGCTCAGCGGCAAGAACAAGGGCCAGACCGGCACGGTGCTGCTCGCCATCCCCGAGACCCAGAAGGTCGTCGTGGAAGGCGTGAACATCGTCAAGAAGCACGTCAAGCCCAGCGCCAGCAACACCGCGGGCGGCATCGAGGAGCGTCCCGGCGCCCTCCACGCCTCCAAGGTCGCCCTGGTCGATCCCGAGACCGGCAAGGCCACCCGCGTGCGCAAGAGCATCCAGGACGGCAAGAAGGTCCGCGTGGGTGCGAGCAGCGGCAAGGTCATCGACTAA
- the rplE gene encoding 50S ribosomal protein L5: MQQLKSKYNDEVRPALMQQFGYTSVMAVPRITKIVINEGLGSSKEDSKAIDKAVKELSLIALQKPIITKAKKSISNFKLRQGMPVGVKVTLRGERMYVFMEKLLNIALPRLRDFRGINPNAFDGRGNYNLGIKEQLIFPEITYDMVDKVRGMDVTVVTTAKTDEEARALLQAMGFPFRK; this comes from the coding sequence ATGCAGCAACTCAAGAGCAAGTACAACGACGAGGTGCGTCCCGCCCTCATGCAGCAGTTCGGCTACACCAGCGTGATGGCCGTCCCGCGCATCACGAAGATCGTGATCAACGAGGGTCTGGGCAGCAGCAAGGAAGACAGCAAGGCCATCGACAAGGCCGTCAAGGAGCTGTCCCTGATCGCCCTCCAGAAGCCGATCATCACCAAGGCCAAGAAGAGCATCAGCAACTTCAAGCTGCGTCAGGGCATGCCGGTCGGCGTGAAGGTCACGCTGCGCGGCGAGCGCATGTACGTCTTCATGGAGAAGCTGCTGAACATCGCGCTGCCCCGTCTGCGCGACTTCCGCGGCATCAACCCCAACGCCTTCGACGGCCGCGGCAACTACAACCTCGGCATCAAAGAGCAGCTGATTTTCCCGGAAATCACCTATGATATGGTGGACAAGGTGCGCGGCATGGACGTGACTGTGGTCACCACCGCCAAAACCGACGAAGAGGCCCGCGCGCTCCTCCAGGCGATGGGTTTCCCCTTCCGGAAATAA
- a CDS encoding type Z 30S ribosomal protein S14 codes for MANTSKVVKAARGAKFGVQNYNRCSRCGRARSYYRFFGLCRICIREMAHKGELPGVRKASW; via the coding sequence ATGGCGAATACCTCGAAAGTTGTCAAGGCGGCGCGTGGCGCCAAGTTCGGCGTGCAGAACTACAACCGCTGCAGCCGTTGTGGCCGCGCCCGCAGCTACTACCGCTTCTTCGGCCTGTGCCGCATCTGCATCCGTGAGATGGCACACAAGGGCGAACTGCCCGGCGTCCGCAAAGCAAGCTGGTAA
- the rpsH gene encoding 30S ribosomal protein S8: protein MLSDPIADMLTRIRNATRVHKETVDIPASKFKEQLAQLLVREGYVASSERVRDEGMKFDVLRVTLKYGAKREQVIKHIERISRPGRRAYVSHENLPRIQKGLGVAVVSTSHGLLADRDARKQGLGGEVICVLW, encoded by the coding sequence ATGCTCAGTGATCCAATCGCCGATATGCTGACGCGCATCCGTAACGCGACGCGCGTCCATAAGGAGACGGTGGACATCCCCGCCTCCAAGTTCAAGGAGCAGCTCGCCCAGCTGCTCGTCCGCGAGGGCTACGTCGCTTCCAGCGAACGCGTCCGCGACGAAGGCATGAAGTTCGACGTGCTGCGCGTCACCCTGAAGTACGGGGCGAAGCGCGAGCAGGTCATCAAGCACATCGAACGCATCAGCCGCCCCGGCCGCCGCGCGTACGTCAGCCACGAGAATCTGCCCCGCATCCAGAAGGGCCTCGGCGTCGCTGTCGTGTCGACCAGCCACGGCCTGCTCGCCGACCGCGACGCCCGCAAGCAGGGTCTCGGCGGCGAAGTCATCTGCGTGCTCTGGTAA
- the rplF gene encoding 50S ribosomal protein L6, protein MSRIGKQAIAVPGGVTATMEKGLFKVKGPKGELTVPHNPAIEIAQDGDMLNVTRPSDRQDHRALHGLTRTLVANAVKGVSDGFTINLELRGVGYRAKLTGKTLEMSMGYSHPVIIEPPAGITFTVPEPTKIDITGIDKQLVGQVAANVRKVRKPDAYHGKGVRFVGQKIALKAGKAGATGGKGKK, encoded by the coding sequence ATGTCCAGAATCGGTAAACAAGCGATTGCCGTTCCGGGTGGCGTCACCGCCACCATGGAAAAAGGCCTGTTCAAAGTCAAGGGGCCCAAGGGCGAACTCACCGTTCCCCACAACCCCGCCATCGAGATCGCGCAGGACGGCGACATGCTCAACGTCACCCGTCCCAGCGACCGCCAGGACCACCGCGCGCTGCACGGCCTGACCCGCACCCTGGTCGCCAACGCCGTGAAGGGTGTCTCCGACGGCTTCACCATCAACCTGGAGCTGCGAGGCGTCGGTTACCGCGCCAAGCTGACCGGCAAGACCCTCGAAATGAGCATGGGGTACAGCCACCCCGTCATCATCGAGCCGCCCGCCGGCATCACCTTCACCGTGCCGGAACCCACCAAGATCGACATCACCGGTATCGACAAGCAGCTCGTCGGCCAGGTGGCCGCCAACGTCCGCAAGGTCCGTAAGCCCGACGCCTACCACGGCAAGGGCGTGCGCTTCGTGGGCCAGAAGATCGCCCTCAAGGCTGGTAAGGCCGGAGCCACGGGCGGAAAGGGTAAGAAATGA
- the rplR gene encoding 50S ribosomal protein L18 produces MSTLNQTSGRRKMRNRSKVRVASAGRPRLSIYRSSKYIYAQIIDDTAGKTVAQIGSKAVKTGTKTDSAAAVGKAVAEAAIAAGVKQVVFDRGQYKYHGRVKALADAAREAGLDF; encoded by the coding sequence ATGAGCACACTCAACCAGACCAGTGGTCGCCGCAAGATGCGCAACCGCAGCAAGGTGCGCGTGGCTTCGGCCGGGCGTCCCCGCCTCAGCATCTACCGCAGCAGCAAGTACATCTACGCCCAGATCATCGACGACACCGCCGGCAAGACGGTGGCGCAGATCGGCAGCAAGGCCGTCAAGACCGGCACCAAGACCGACAGCGCCGCCGCTGTGGGCAAGGCCGTGGCGGAAGCCGCGATTGCCGCCGGAGTGAAGCAGGTGGTGTTTGACCGTGGTCAGTACAAGTACCACGGACGCGTGAAGGCGCTGGCAGATGCTGCCAGGGAGGCCGGCCTTGACTTTTAA
- the rpsE gene encoding 30S ribosomal protein S5, translating to MTFNRRNDRNAERETSEFEEKMLFVNRTAKTYQGGRRFRFAALVILGDRNGRVGMGIGKAKEVPVAIEKAKAVARKNMIQVPVENGTIPHDIVGVNGTAQVLLKPAGPGTGVIAGTVPRSIAELAGITNMLSKELGSRNKTNVAYAVFDGLKNLRTAKQVRTLRGSLSGQAGQAPAQAEVTQ from the coding sequence TTGACTTTTAATCGTCGTAATGACCGCAACGCGGAGCGCGAGACCAGCGAATTCGAAGAGAAGATGCTCTTCGTCAACCGCACCGCCAAGACCTACCAGGGTGGTCGCCGCTTCCGCTTCGCCGCACTCGTGATCCTCGGTGACCGCAACGGTCGTGTGGGCATGGGGATCGGCAAGGCCAAGGAAGTGCCGGTCGCCATCGAGAAGGCCAAGGCCGTCGCGCGCAAGAACATGATCCAGGTGCCCGTCGAGAACGGCACCATCCCCCACGACATCGTCGGCGTGAACGGCACGGCCCAGGTCCTCCTGAAGCCCGCCGGCCCCGGTACCGGCGTGATCGCGGGCACCGTGCCCCGCAGCATCGCGGAACTGGCCGGGATCACCAACATGCTCTCCAAGGAGCTCGGCAGCCGCAACAAGACGAACGTGGCGTACGCCGTGTTCGACGGCCTGAAGAACCTCCGCACCGCCAAGCAGGTCCGTACCCTGCGCGGCTCGCTCAGCGGCCAGGCCGGTCAGGCCCCCGCCCAGGCGGAGGTGACGCAGTGA
- the rpmD gene encoding 50S ribosomal protein L30, with the protein MKITLKKSTIGYNRDQAATVKALGLSKIGQSRELPDTPVIQGMVRKVIHLLEVSK; encoded by the coding sequence GTGAAGATTACCCTCAAGAAGAGCACCATCGGTTACAACCGCGACCAGGCGGCGACCGTGAAGGCGCTGGGTCTGAGCAAGATCGGCCAGAGCCGTGAACTGCCCGACACCCCCGTCATTCAGGGCATGGTCCGCAAGGTCATCCACCTGCTGGAGGTGAGCAAGTGA
- the rplO gene encoding 50S ribosomal protein L15, with translation MKLHDLKPAPGSTKNRKRVGRGPGGTDKTAGRGHKGQKSRSGAGKGSFFQGGGSTLISRLPKRGFNNVGTTYEIINLSDLERFEAGATVDRAALSGAGLVRRKERGVKLLARGEVKFAVTLHVDAASEAAVKAVEAAGGSVVFPEPKAPHSVETKPR, from the coding sequence GTGAAGCTTCACGATCTGAAGCCCGCGCCCGGTTCCACCAAGAACCGCAAGCGCGTCGGCCGTGGTCCCGGCGGCACCGACAAGACGGCCGGCCGTGGTCACAAGGGCCAGAAGAGCCGCAGCGGCGCCGGTAAGGGCTCGTTCTTCCAGGGTGGCGGCAGCACGCTGATCAGCCGCCTGCCGAAGCGCGGGTTCAACAACGTCGGCACCACCTACGAGATCATCAACCTCTCCGACCTCGAGCGTTTCGAGGCTGGCGCCACCGTCGACCGTGCCGCCCTCAGCGGTGCGGGCCTCGTGCGCCGCAAGGAGCGCGGCGTGAAGCTGCTGGCGCGCGGTGAAGTCAAGTTCGCCGTGACCCTGCACGTCGACGCGGCCAGCGAGGCGGCCGTGAAGGCCGTCGAGGCCGCCGGCGGCAGCGTGGTGTTCCCCGAGCCCAAGGCCCCCCACTCGGTCGAGACCAAACCCCGCTGA
- the secY gene encoding preprotein translocase subunit SecY, producing the protein MLRAFRDAFRIPDLQRKIIFTLLLLAIYRLGNAIPTPGINSDALANGSGNNSLLNLIGLISGGNLAKFSIFALGVLPYITASIVIQLLTTSLPPLEKLSKEGEEGRKKINSYTRYAAIILGTVQATIFSIFVTRDAANIAPGWDPGVFTILVMVLTQVAGIAFTMWLGERMTEVGLGNGISLIIMAGIIARYPAEISATAALFRSGNLTILPLLGFIVVVLLVIAGIVYVYQAERRVPVQYARKQVGGKSYGGQATFLPIKVNQAGVIPVIFASAMLIVPNLIQSATATRAPAVSTFIQRYLSSGSVWYTVLEVLLIVGFTYLYNSVQFDPRRIAEQLREAGGFVPGVRPGAATAEFLGKISTRISLWGAIFLALLTIVPQIVQKLTGVTTFQFSGTGLLIIVGVALETLRQLESQLTVRRYDGFISKGRIRGRLQE; encoded by the coding sequence ATGCTCCGGGCCTTCCGCGACGCCTTCCGTATTCCGGATCTTCAGCGGAAGATCATCTTCACGCTGCTCCTCCTGGCGATCTACCGCCTGGGCAACGCGATTCCCACCCCCGGCATCAACTCCGACGCGCTCGCCAACGGGTCCGGCAACAACAGTCTGCTGAACCTGATCGGCCTGATCTCGGGCGGCAACCTCGCGAAGTTCAGTATCTTCGCGCTGGGCGTGCTGCCCTACATCACGGCCAGCATCGTGATCCAGCTGCTGACCACCTCGCTCCCCCCGCTGGAGAAACTCTCCAAGGAGGGCGAGGAGGGCCGCAAGAAGATCAACAGCTACACCCGGTACGCCGCGATCATCCTGGGAACGGTGCAGGCCACCATCTTCAGCATCTTCGTGACGCGTGACGCGGCGAACATCGCTCCCGGCTGGGACCCCGGCGTGTTCACCATCCTCGTGATGGTGCTCACCCAGGTGGCCGGGATCGCGTTCACCATGTGGCTGGGCGAGCGCATGACGGAAGTCGGTCTGGGGAACGGCATCTCGCTCATCATCATGGCGGGCATCATCGCCCGCTACCCGGCGGAGATCAGCGCGACGGCGGCCCTCTTCAGGAGCGGCAACCTGACCATCCTGCCCCTGCTGGGCTTCATCGTGGTGGTGCTGCTGGTGATTGCCGGGATCGTGTACGTCTATCAGGCGGAGCGGCGTGTGCCGGTGCAGTACGCCCGCAAGCAGGTGGGCGGCAAGAGTTACGGCGGGCAGGCGACCTTCCTGCCGATCAAGGTGAACCAGGCGGGCGTGATTCCGGTCATTTTCGCCTCGGCCATGCTGATCGTGCCGAACCTCATCCAGAGCGCCACGGCGACGCGCGCGCCTGCCGTCAGCACCTTCATCCAGCGCTACCTGTCCTCGGGCAGCGTGTGGTACACGGTGCTGGAGGTGCTGCTGATCGTGGGCTTCACGTACCTGTACAACAGCGTGCAGTTCGACCCGCGCCGCATCGCGGAGCAGCTGCGCGAGGCGGGCGGCTTCGTGCCGGGCGTGCGTCCGGGCGCGGCGACCGCCGAGTTCCTCGGCAAGATCAGCACCCGTATCTCGCTCTGGGGCGCGATCTTCCTGGCGCTGCTGACCATCGTGCCGCAGATCGTGCAGAAGCTGACGGGCGTCACCACATTCCAGTTCTCCGGGACGGGCCTGCTCATCATCGTGGGCGTGGCGCTAGAGACGCTGAGGCAGCTGGAGTCGCAGCTGACGGTGCGCCGTTATGACGGATTCATCAGCAAGGGCCGCATTCGCGGTCGGCTGCAGGAGTAA
- a CDS encoding adenylate kinase has product MPNPAHQVIIFLGPPGAGKGTQAERLAAEQDLLKISTGDILRDHVARQTELGQRVKPILDAGQLVPDDILIALIRDRLASMESVRVIFDGFPRTTAQAQELDVLLEELGAPINAVPLLEVPDEELIARIVERGKTSGRSDDTEATARERQQVYRTQTQPLIDYYSARGQVRAVNGVGSMPEVYGRIVEAVR; this is encoded by the coding sequence ATGCCCAACCCCGCACATCAGGTGATCATTTTTCTCGGCCCGCCCGGCGCTGGCAAGGGCACGCAGGCGGAACGTCTCGCGGCCGAGCAGGACCTGCTGAAGATCAGCACGGGCGACATCCTGCGCGATCACGTGGCCCGGCAGACGGAGCTGGGTCAGCGCGTCAAGCCGATCCTGGACGCGGGTCAGCTCGTGCCGGACGATATCCTGATCGCCCTGATCCGTGACCGGCTGGCGAGCATGGAGAGTGTCCGCGTGATCTTCGACGGGTTCCCGCGCACGACGGCACAGGCGCAGGAGCTGGACGTGCTGCTGGAGGAGCTGGGCGCGCCGATCAACGCGGTGCCGCTGCTGGAGGTGCCGGACGAGGAGCTCATCGCGCGGATCGTGGAGCGTGGCAAGACGAGCGGCCGCAGCGACGACACCGAAGCGACGGCGCGTGAGCGTCAGCAGGTATACCGGACGCAGACGCAGCCGCTGATCGATTACTACTCGGCGCGCGGTCAGGTGCGTGCCGTGAACGGGGTGGGCAGCATGCCCGAGGTGTACGGCCGGATCGTGGAGGCCGTCCGCTGA
- a CDS encoding SWIM zinc finger family protein, with amino-acid sequence MALAPDASSAQAGRKLATPARWQNLNAPGTSLWGQCQGSGKDPYLTGVDRTGPAFKCSCPSRKFPCKHALALMLLHTTHAGDFGQAAPPDTLQTWLDGRAERAANETPKTDGDAPTPGSGAGPDPAAQAKRRAARDRKVTDGLDALQTFLQDLIRDGLAHAPARPYSDWDTQAARLVDAQAPGAARLVRQIPEHLHDPAALLAHLSRLHLLTEAWPRRDTLSAEQQADLRTALGFPVDSAAVTGAGGIRARWQVMGQSVTEEDNLLTRRTWLVSGTDTALLLDFSAWGRPFPPALPPGQTVQAEVCSAPGTYPQRALLRGEAPVTTASPHGEGLTLDALLDRHGAALALNPWLERTAHLTGPLHVVPGNPWHAQDGTGRLPLTGSERTLYTLLALSGGQPVTVYAEWDGTVLAPLSVLHGGTLHPFLTAVDA; translated from the coding sequence CTGGCGCTCGCGCCCGACGCCTCCAGCGCCCAGGCGGGCCGCAAGCTCGCCACGCCCGCCAGATGGCAGAACCTGAACGCCCCCGGCACCAGCCTGTGGGGCCAGTGCCAGGGCAGCGGCAAGGACCCCTACCTGACCGGCGTGGACCGGACCGGACCGGCCTTCAAATGCTCCTGCCCCAGCCGCAAGTTCCCCTGCAAACACGCCCTGGCCCTCATGCTGCTGCACACCACGCATGCGGGCGACTTCGGGCAGGCCGCGCCGCCCGACACCCTCCAGACGTGGCTGGACGGCCGGGCCGAACGCGCCGCGAACGAAACGCCGAAGACCGACGGTGACGCCCCCACCCCCGGCAGCGGGGCCGGTCCCGACCCCGCCGCGCAGGCCAAACGCCGCGCCGCCCGCGACAGGAAGGTCACGGACGGCCTGGACGCCCTGCAGACCTTCCTGCAGGACCTGATCCGCGACGGCCTCGCGCACGCTCCCGCGCGCCCGTACAGCGACTGGGACACGCAGGCCGCCCGCCTCGTGGACGCCCAGGCGCCCGGCGCGGCGCGACTGGTGCGGCAGATCCCCGAGCACCTGCACGACCCCGCCGCGCTGCTCGCGCACCTGTCCCGCCTGCACCTGCTGACCGAGGCGTGGCCCCGAAGAGACACCCTGAGCGCCGAGCAGCAGGCGGACCTGCGAACCGCGCTGGGCTTCCCCGTCGACAGTGCTGCCGTGACTGGCGCGGGCGGCATCCGCGCACGCTGGCAGGTCATGGGGCAGAGCGTCACCGAGGAAGACAACCTCCTCACCCGCCGCACCTGGCTGGTCAGCGGCACCGACACGGCCCTGCTGCTGGACTTCTCCGCGTGGGGCCGCCCCTTCCCGCCCGCCCTGCCGCCCGGACAGACCGTGCAGGCCGAAGTCTGCTCCGCGCCCGGCACGTACCCGCAACGCGCCCTGCTGCGCGGCGAGGCCCCCGTCACCACCGCCTCGCCCCATGGTGAGGGCCTCACGCTCGACGCCCTGCTCGACCGGCACGGCGCGGCCCTCGCCCTGAACCCCTGGCTGGAACGCACCGCGCACCTCACCGGCCCCCTGCACGTGGTGCCCGGCAACCCCTGGCACGCACAGGACGGCACCGGCCGCCTTCCCCTGACGGGCAGTGAGCGCACCCTGTACACCCTGCTCGCCCTGAGCGGCGGGCAGCCCGTCACCGTGTACGCCGAGTGGGACGGCACGGTCCTCGCGCCCCTGAGCGTCCTGCACGGCGGCACGCTGCACCCCTTCCTGACGGCAGTGGACGCATGA
- a CDS encoding DUF5691 domain-containing protein has product MNDHDTLLALALLGTARGTLPTPGPGPLGQAAAHVTRPAAEGTLLARAALHALTHAAGRTPDPASDLPPVPAPAETLPEAPGRATRHLPLVMGTPHLSEWLTLCAQAGWRVPPARLPELLDHASNDSHLRPLLTPVLGERGRWLARFNPDWAFTPPPPGDDAWDTATEAGREALWRSVRERDPHAARALLQQHLPTERAGSRKRLLAALLDTLTPDDHALEPLLDTLTTARSEDVRTLARTALHRLSGSAQNARHAARFAALVSLDKPSLLGRLTKQTPSTLTPPTGPDEHATRDGLPDPAGKEKRSATALLEHLLEHTHPDALLTALNIPPATLVNIARQHDHLNALADNAVHTRHAPLATALLHDLPTHPFLLHIGPPEPLAAAQKQALHDRDPERLLALLGPQPGPWPSDLSAALLSILRDTIGDAHYAAAWGYRWAQLAELAATHAHPHTPHPDPLPADATDYAHRTMTELLGTLELRKQMWNDFGKGRG; this is encoded by the coding sequence ATGAACGACCACGACACCCTGCTCGCCCTGGCCCTGCTGGGCACGGCGCGCGGCACGCTCCCCACCCCCGGCCCCGGCCCACTCGGACAGGCCGCCGCGCACGTCACCCGCCCGGCCGCCGAAGGCACCCTGCTGGCCCGCGCCGCCCTGCACGCCCTGACGCACGCCGCCGGACGCACCCCGGACCCCGCCAGCGACCTGCCCCCGGTGCCCGCCCCCGCCGAGACCCTCCCGGAAGCGCCAGGCCGCGCCACCCGGCACCTCCCGCTCGTGATGGGCACGCCCCACCTGAGCGAATGGCTGACCCTCTGCGCGCAGGCCGGCTGGCGCGTGCCGCCCGCCCGACTCCCGGAACTCCTCGACCACGCCAGCAACGACAGCCACCTGCGCCCCCTCCTGACCCCCGTTCTCGGCGAGCGCGGCCGCTGGCTCGCCCGCTTCAACCCCGACTGGGCCTTCACGCCACCGCCGCCCGGCGACGACGCCTGGGACACCGCCACCGAGGCGGGCCGCGAAGCCCTGTGGCGCAGCGTCCGCGAACGCGACCCGCACGCCGCCCGAGCCCTCCTGCAGCAGCACCTCCCCACCGAACGCGCAGGCAGCCGCAAGCGCCTCCTGGCCGCCCTGCTCGACACCCTGACACCCGACGACCACGCGCTCGAACCGCTGCTCGACACCCTCACCACCGCCCGCAGCGAGGACGTCCGCACCCTCGCCCGCACGGCCCTGCACCGCCTGAGCGGCAGCGCCCAGAACGCCCGGCACGCCGCCCGCTTCGCCGCCCTCGTGAGCCTCGACAAACCCAGCCTGCTCGGCCGCCTGACGAAACAGACGCCCAGCACCCTGACCCCGCCTACCGGCCCCGACGAACACGCCACCCGCGACGGCCTGCCCGACCCGGCCGGCAAAGAGAAACGGAGCGCCACGGCCCTCCTGGAACACCTGCTGGAACACACCCACCCCGACGCCCTGCTGACCGCCCTGAACATCCCACCCGCCACCCTGGTGAACATCGCCCGGCAGCACGACCACCTGAACGCCCTGGCCGACAACGCCGTCCACACCCGGCACGCCCCCCTCGCCACCGCCCTCCTGCACGACCTGCCCACCCACCCCTTCCTGCTCCACATCGGCCCACCCGAACCCCTGGCCGCCGCGCAGAAGCAGGCGCTGCACGACCGCGACCCGGAACGCCTGCTGGCCCTGCTCGGCCCCCAACCCGGCCCCTGGCCCTCCGACCTCAGCGCCGCCCTCCTCAGCATCCTGCGCGACACCATCGGAGACGCCCACTACGCCGCCGCCTGGGGCTACCGCTGGGCACAACTCGCGGAACTCGCCGCCACGCACGCCCACCCGCACACCCCCCACCCCGACCCGCTCCCCGCCGACGCCACCGACTACGCCCACCGCACCATGACCGAACTGCTGGGCACGCTGGAACTCAGGAAGCAGATGTGGAACGACTTCGGGAAGGGGAGAGGATGA
- a CDS encoding ATP-binding protein, producing MTTPAPEVLRQHAEQQYAHELSALAAHDDRPRPPRWNLSPHAVLTYLMGGKLKDGTEITPKYVGERRLMEIAVATLATDRALLLIGVPGTAKSWVSEHLSAAISGTSTLLVQGTAGTSEESVRYGWNYARLLAEGPSEAALVESPIVRAMRTGKIARLEELTRVQSDVQDTLITILSEKTLPIPELNTEVQAVQGFNLIATANNRDKGVNDLSSALKRRFNTVILPVPDTLDDEVRIVTRRVAQLATNLHIPAQPPALEEVRRIVTVFRELRAGTTEDGKTKLKSPSGSLSTAEAISVVNHGLSLAAHFGNGHLTAHDVAASLVGAVIKDPVQDAVIWREYLETVAKKRDDWKDFYKACRTVS from the coding sequence ATGACCACTCCCGCCCCTGAAGTCCTCCGCCAGCACGCCGAGCAGCAGTACGCGCACGAGCTTTCGGCCCTGGCCGCGCACGACGACCGGCCGCGCCCGCCTCGCTGGAACCTGTCGCCGCACGCGGTGCTGACGTACCTGATGGGCGGGAAGCTGAAGGACGGCACGGAGATCACTCCCAAGTACGTCGGGGAACGCCGCCTGATGGAGATCGCCGTCGCCACCCTCGCCACCGACCGCGCCCTGCTGCTGATCGGCGTGCCCGGCACCGCGAAAAGCTGGGTCAGTGAACACCTGTCGGCTGCGATCAGCGGCACCAGCACCCTGCTCGTGCAGGGCACGGCGGGCACCAGCGAGGAAAGCGTCCGCTACGGCTGGAACTACGCCCGCCTGCTCGCTGAAGGCCCCAGCGAGGCCGCCCTGGTCGAGAGTCCCATCGTGCGCGCCATGCGCACCGGGAAGATCGCCCGCCTGGAAGAACTGACGCGCGTGCAGAGCGACGTGCAGGACACCCTCATCACCATCCTGAGCGAAAAGACGCTGCCCATCCCGGAACTGAACACGGAAGTGCAGGCCGTGCAGGGCTTCAACCTCATCGCCACCGCCAACAACCGCGACAAGGGCGTGAATGACCTGAGCAGCGCCCTGAAACGCCGTTTCAACACCGTCATCCTCCCCGTCCCCGACACCCTCGACGACGAGGTGCGCATCGTCACCCGCCGCGTCGCGCAGCTCGCCACGAACCTCCACATCCCCGCCCAGCCCCCAGCGCTGGAGGAAGTCCGCCGCATCGTCACCGTGTTCCGCGAACTGCGCGCCGGAACCACCGAGGACGGCAAGACGAAACTCAAAAGCCCCAGCGGCAGCCTCAGCACCGCCGAAGCCATCAGCGTCGTCAACCACGGCCTGAGCCTCGCCGCGCACTTCGGCAACGGCCACCTCACCGCCCACGACGTCGCCGCCAGCCTCGTGGGGGCCGTCATCAAAGACCCCGTGCAGGACGCCGTCATCTGGCGCGAATACCTCGAAACCGTCGCCAAAAAACGCGACGACTGGAAAGACTTCTATAAAGCCTGCCGGACGGTGAGTTGA
- a CDS encoding SMI1/KNR4 family protein, whose protein sequence is MDESNKEFWSVEAIQYQKEYFGEELSPEKISEIQSELGYTIPASYISLMQTRNGGYPVNTCFPTNQPNNWADDHVAIVDIFGIGKQNELTLCGGTGSQFWIDEWGYPEIGVYFADCPTAGHQMVALDYRECGPQGEPKVVYVDQGNDYSIIELARDFATFIRGLLPEEQFEEADED, encoded by the coding sequence ATGGATGAGTCGAACAAAGAATTTTGGAGCGTAGAAGCTATTCAGTATCAGAAAGAATATTTCGGTGAGGAGTTGAGTCCTGAGAAAATCTCCGAGATCCAGTCGGAATTGGGCTATACAATCCCAGCTTCCTATATATCACTCATGCAAACTCGGAACGGTGGCTACCCAGTCAATACCTGCTTTCCTACAAATCAGCCGAACAATTGGGCTGATGATCATGTGGCAATCGTGGATATTTTCGGAATTGGAAAGCAGAATGAACTGACACTGTGTGGAGGTACCGGAAGTCAATTCTGGATCGACGAGTGGGGCTATCCAGAGATCGGCGTATATTTCGCGGATTGCCCGACGGCAGGGCATCAGATGGTGGCACTGGATTATCGTGAGTGTGGGCCTCAAGGTGAACCTAAAGTCGTTTATGTCGATCAGGGCAACGATTACTCGATAATTGAGCTTGCACGTGATTTCGCAACGTTCATCAGGGGTCTGCTCCCGGAAGAACAATTCGAGGAAGCGGACGAGGATTGA